Genomic DNA from Candidatus Komeilibacteria bacterium CG_4_10_14_0_2_um_filter_37_10:
TGCCGTATATCTACCTTGGTAATGTAAACAATGAAAAATATAACTCCACTTACTGTCCTCATTGTTTAACGACTATTATCACGCGCATTGGTTATCGCACTATTAATTATCTAATCAATAATCGTTGTCCTCGTTGTCTTTATTCAATTAACATTTATTGTAATGAGCAAACTATTTAAAAGTATTATTATTAGCATTATCTTGTTACTCACTACTAACATCTTATTAGTGCACGCACAAATAGAGTATGAATCAAATCCCCTTTTTAATGCTAATTTGATTATTTCTGATCAAGATTTTACCAACTATCAGTCAATGACTTTGGAAGAAATACAAAGCTTTTTAGAAACTAAGGGTACTTTGGGTAGTTATATTGATCCCATGGCAAATCTGCGAGCCTCTTTTATTATTTTCACTGCTGCTAACGATTATCAAATAAATCCGCAAGTATTGTTAACTTTAATTCAGAAGGAGCAAAGTTTAGTAGATGATCCGTCCCCTAGCAAAAGACAATTGGACTGGGCCGCCGGCTATAGTTGTTACAACGGATCGTGTGATGAAAATTATCGCGGTTTTACTATGCAAATTAGAGGTGCAGCAAGAAAATTTATGGTTGGTTATTGGCCTGATTTGGTAAGTTCTAATTGTACTTTTACTAATTGGTGTGTCAATAAACCCAAAAGGACGCAAGATAATATTTTGGTTACCCCCGGAAGCAAAGCAACTTGTGCTCTGTATACTTACAATCCCTATCGCGGTAATACCATAGTCAATGGCTTAAAAATTGGCGCTAATTATAATTTCTGGAAAATCTGGAATCGTTGGTTTGGCATCAGTAAATATCCGGATGGTACTTTGCTCAAAGCTAAGGGACAGGCTAAGGTTTTTGTCATTAAAGATGGCCAAAAAAGATGGATAACTTCCTTCGCCGCCCTGACTACGAGATTTAATCCCAATAATATTATTGAAGTAACTGAGGAAATGCTTAGTAGCTATCCTGAAGGACCTGCTATCCGTTATCCGCTTTTTACGCTACTAAAAACACCGAACGGTTCAATTTATTTAATTGATCGTGATAGTAAACGAATAATTGTCTCTTGGGAAGTTTTTCGCCTTATTGGTTTCAATCCTGAGGAAATTGAAGAGGTTGATTTTACTGATGTTAACGATATTCCTGACGGTATTCCTATTACCCTCACAGACTCGTATCCTACAGGCGCAGTTCTCAAGGTGCAAGGTAATAATGATCTATATTATGTAGAAAATGGTTATCGTTACCCAATTATTGATGAGATTATTCGTCTTAATCAATATTCTTATCTAAAACCAATAACGGTTACTACGCTAGAGATTGAAAAGTACCAACTGCGGGAGCAAATAAAATTTAGTGATGGGACGTTATTAAAGGCTAGCAATGATAATAAAGTCTATGTTATCTCCCAGGGAACAAGACGATTGATACCAACGGCTGATATCTTTGTGAATTATGGATATAGTTGGTCCAATATAATCGAAGTCAGTCAACAAGTATTAGAATTACATCCCTTAGGTGAATCATTAAGTAATTTGTAATTTATGTCCTTAGTTTATTCGTCAATATTGCCTCATCCACCACTACTAGTACCCTTCTTTTTAACGAAAAACAAATTGTTGTTAAAAAATCTTTTGGTTAGTATTAATCAAGTAAAGGAATCAATTTATCATAAAAATCTGGATACCATCATTATTATTGCTCCTCACACTCAACTAGTCAGTGGTACCATTGAAATAAATATTGCTAATCAGTTTACATTAGACTTCAGCTCCTTTGGTGATTTGTCTACTTATAAAAATTATCCATCAGATTTGGACTTAATTGGTTTACTTCATGATAGCGATGTTAAAAATCTATCTTTCCAATATCAAGATCGGGTTAACTATGATTACGCGATACCCCTAGCTCTTTTAGACAACAATTTAGCGGTAAAGTACGTTTTAATTGGTGTCAATAACTGTTCTGACGAACAAATAACAAGTTTTGCTACAAGTTTAACGAATATTTTGCATGTAGAAAAGAAAAGAGTTGGAATGATTATTTCCGGTGATTTATCACATCAAATTGAAAAAAGTAATAGCAAACTTAAACTATTGGCTGCGGATAATTTAATTTTGGATTGGTTAAAGAATAAAGAAAGTTTTATTAATAGTAATCAATTATTAACAAGTCATGAATTTAGCCAAGCTGGTATTTGTCTCTATCAACCACTATTACTCGGTTTAACGATTCTGAGTAATATTAATTATCAATGTAATATCTTACGAACGGATAGTTTAGCCGGAATAAACTATTTAATTGCGGAATTCATTATTTAGGATATGTACTATCATATCATTCCTATAGCGAAGATAAATCCTCAAAAATCAACATTTATTTATCACAGTGCACAGGAGCTTAGCATTGGTGATATTGTGAATATTAATTTAGGGGCGACAAAATATTTAGGATTAATATATCGCCAGGCTTATCAACAAGAAATAAAATTTAAAATTAAAGATATCACCACCCCGATCAAGGGTTTATTTTTAGACCAGCAACAAATTAATTTAATGGAAAATGTTGCGGAAAAACTGCATTTGTCTTTAGCGACGACTTTATTTATTCTCATGCCAAAACTGACAATCAAAAAATTATTGATCAGTACCCTATACAAAACAAAGAAGCTTGATTTAATCAAAAGAAATTATCGCCAGTTTTATATAAACTATCATTTTTATGAAGACAAATTAAAATATTATCAAAAAATAATTGGTAATTGTTCAGGACAGAGTTTAATTATTGTGCCTGATATTATATCGCAGGATAATATTTACCAGTATCTAAAAAAGGGTAATGCCAAATTAGAGATTATTAAATTATCCGCACAAACAAAATCCAGCCAACAAACAGAGTATTGGCGGGATATTCATAATGGCCAAATTAAAGTAGTTATTGGTACCAGAAAATCCGTTTTTTTTCCTTTTAATAACTTGCAAAATATTATTTTCGACCAAGCAGCAAATAATAATCATCGACAGTGGGATCAAAACCCTCGTTTTGATAGTAGTATTTTAGTTGATAGTTTAGCAGCCACCCATGGATCAAATTTATATTTTGTGGATTGTTTTTTTAATTTGTCTTGCTATCAACAAATATTGCAACAAAAAAAATATTACCAATTGCAAAGCGCTAACCAACGGGGTAATATTGAAGTTCATAGTGGCGATGAGCTCAATAAAATTTCTGATTTATTACAACGGTTAAACAAAAAGGATAAAATAATAGTTCTTTTTAATCAGTTAAATAAACGGCAACTATTTTGCACAAAATGCCAAATCTCTCTCGATAACGAAACTTGTCATTATTGTAATTCAACTAGTTTACAAAGGGTTAATAGTATATATGAATTATGGCAACAAGCAGTTAAAGACAAATATGACGGTTTAGATGCCTACTTATTTTCCGCCAATAATAAATCAATTAATACCAATAAAAGTATCATCTTTGCTACTGTTGCTATTTTGCCATATTTACCCCAGATGCAATGGACTCGTTTGATTATTGCTGATTTTACCAGTTGGCAAAATCATTTAGATTTAGATCGACAGTTTTATCTACGTTACATACTAAATTATTTACTGGCTTTTAAAAAACCCTTAGATATATTTACTAGCGAGAAGGGCAATCCCCTCTTACTCGTTAATGATCAACAGAAATTTATTAAACAACAATTACTGCTAGCAAAAAATAATAATTTATTTCCTTATCACAATATAATTAAAATAATTATTAAAGCAAAAACCAAAATTACTTTGCTAAAAAAGACAGATTTACTAATTAAATTTTTGTCTTCATACATCCTAGTTGATGAGCTGTACAAAACTACTATTTCTCATGATCACAATCAACTGTATCATTCACTTATCTTGACCGATTACCATAATCATGATATTAATAAATTTATCCAATGCAAAATTAGCGGTGTTTATTGGGAATTAAATCCTTATCAAGTAATTAGTAATAAATAATTTATGATTCTAAATATTTTAACTTACCCTAATAATTTTTTACGCGGTAAAAATCGGATATTACGTGATATTTTATCGACCGAGACCCAAACTTTTATTGAAAATTTAAAAGAAACTATGTTGGTTAAAGATGGTGTTGGTTTAGCAGCTCGGCAAGTTGGCAATGAAGACCAAATTTTTGTGGTACAAATCGATAAAAATATTGAAGTTTTTATTAATGCCAAAATAGTTTACTCCTCTTTTATTAAAAGTGAATTAGAAGAGGGATGTTTATCAGTTCCCGATGTTTATGGTTTAGTTAGTCGACCGAAAACAATACTAGTTAAATATTACAATCAAATAGGTCAATTAAAGATCAAAAGATTCAGCAATTTGATTGCTCATGTAGTCCAACACGAATATGATCATAATCAAGGTGTCCTATTTATCGATAAAGTAAAGGAATTAACACATGGCATTATCCCCCAATAAAACAAAAATCATTTTTTTTTCCTCGGATCACCATACCTGGCCAGTGCTGAGATATTTAGCACAAAATGTTAATTATGATGTTTTACTGATTACTAAGAATGAAAAACCTATTGGTCGTAATCAGGTGATGTCAGCCAACAATTTAGCCCTGGAAGCTGATAAAAATAATATTTCAACAGTTGCCGTTTCTTCAATAGATCAGGAATTAAATAATAAAATTGCTGATTTCCAGCCAGCGATAATATTTGTTTACTCCTTTGGTTTGATTTTCCCAACTTGGTTTATTACTACTTACGGAGACAAAACTATTAACATTCATCCGTCAGATTTACCGAAATATCGTGGCAGTTCTCCGCTCCAGGCAGCTCTGCTTAAGGGAGACAAGAAAACAGCAGTTTCGTTTATCAAATTAGCTAATGATGTAGACGCTGGTGATGTATTATGTAAGTATCCGCTCATTATTCAATCAACGGATCAATACCTGACTCTAAGTCAATCAGTCAATCAGTCAATAATACAACAAATTGATAACTTTATTAATCAATATCTAAATCACAAGTTAACAGCTTCTACTCAAGGACTGGTAGGACTGTCCAAAACCAGAAAAATCAATAAACAAAATGGTCTTATTGATTGGCAATTAGCTGCTGTTGCTATTTTTAATAAGTGGCGAGCTTATTATTATTGGCCGGAAATCTATACTTACTGGCAAAATAGTAAGTTGATTTTAAAAGAAATTGCACTTGCTACAGATCAAAATCAAATTGCTCACATCGGGCAAATTTATCAGTCAGCTAATAAACAAATTTGTGTTCAATGCGGTGTCGGTTCGATAATTATATTACAAATACAGTTAGCCGGAAAAAAACAAATGCCCATCGAGTTATTTATTAATGGTCAGCGAACATTTATTGATTCCTCTTTAGCTAATCCTTTTTCTCAGTAACCCAAAAACCCAATTTAAAGCGGCCACCGAGCATCATCCGCGTTTGCGCGTCAGTAGCTGGTAGGGAACCAAATATGATCATCGTGATCGGAAAAATTAGCCACTGAAAAAACATTATTAAATATTTAGCCCAGTGATATTTTTGCGGTTTTGGTGGCAATATTTTCGTGGCTAAAAAACCAGTTAAAAATAATCCCACCATTGAAATAGACATTAAAAATTTTAGGATATAGGGTGCTTGCTGAGCAATATACAACTCTTGAATATTTTTACTAGCTACCCATAGGGGTAATTTACCCATAATAAAAATGAGTAAGGGTGCCGTGGCCCACGAATATACACCCTCTGTTTGATTCCATAAATACCGTATTTTTTTTACTAACGGTATTTTTTTGTTACGCGCAAAATTCCAAGCCATATAAGGAAAGTGTTCAACGCCCCAAGCCCAACGACGCATTTGTTTATATTGATTGATCAGGCTTCGCCAAAATTTACCCATATAAACAGTATTCATGGAAACTGGTATGTACATGGGCTTGACCTGATAATCACCATTATAATAGATAAAACACTGCAAAAAGATACGTGAATCCTCGGTAACAATATCATTTTGCCAAAAACCAACCTTAACTAAAGTATCAAAACTCATACTATGCGAAGAAAAAGTAAATAATCTTTCTGGTCTGGCCAAATCAGTTAATAACCAAAAAGTGGTTGAGTTGGCCACCACTCGTGTAATAAAATTCGATTCCCACATGTTATTATGATAAAAAGCTAGAGGCTGATAACTATAATGCGTGGGCCGATCAACGGTAGCATATTGCATAGTTAAATAGGCAAAATATTGCGGATGGACATGGGTATCAATATCAAAACAAGAAACAATAACTCGCTCATGGGGCCAGCCTTGTTGATCAACGTATAGTTTGGCTTGTTGACCAGCATAATGCATGTTTGATCCTTTACCCGGCAATTCGCCAGCAACATTCTGGGGATGAACAGTAATGATTAATTTCTTAAAATATTGTCCATACCGTTCATTGATAATGGCACTAATGTTCAAAAAATTTTCTTTATCTCTCTCCTCACCACCCAAAATAATAGTCATTTTCTTTAAAGAATATTTTACTGCTATTAAATTATCAAATGTTTTGGCAATAACTTCTAACGGTTCCTTATAAGTTGGTAAAAAAATTAGATGCTCATATTGCTGATAATTAATATGGCGATAATCTAATTCTTTTTGCCAATCAATTTTGATTTCTGATTGATATTTCCGCCAAGAAATAATCAAATATATTAACGAGTAGCTAATCCGCAAAAACCAATAAAGATCAAAAAGAATAATAAAATAGATGGCGATAATAGGTTGCCAAAAAGATAAGATAACAGCGCCAATTAGGGTGGTCCAAACTAAAAAACCTGGTAGTATTTCTAATAGTCGATAGTAGTAATAATTTTTATTAATTATCATAGAATTGATCTGATGTTATCGACTTGATAGCTGAATATTCAAAGGTGATTTTAGTCTCTAATTGGTTATTCAACGTTGATACTGTAAGCTCCTGTGGCCAATTATCGGAGTTCATCACTAATTTTATAATCTGCCGATCACTAATTAATTGGTATTCATTAACAGAAACACCCTGTAGACGATTGCTGTTTTGCGCGAAGTAATTTATCAAAATATAGGGATCAAATAATAACCAATTAGCCGCGGCCAGATCACTAATATTACTACTAATAGGTGCATCTAAGATGGTAATAGTACCATCTTTTTCCACTTTCAGATTATTATCTAATCTGGTCAAAGAATAACTTGTATCTTGATAAATCAATTTTACTTGATAATTTGGTACAACGGCAGGAGAAAAATTAGTATTATTTTGCTGGGCTATATTCCAAGCGACGACCAATAAAACTATCAATATGATGATAATAAAATATACTAATCCTTTGATATTTGTTCCTTCCCGAAAGATCATTGTAAAATAATTTTTTCAATTATAATATCCTCTACCGGGTAGTCATTAGCACCGATGGTACTATTCTCAATGGCGTCGAGAGTTTCCCAGCCACTAATAACATAACCAAAATTTGTATGGACGCCATCTAACCATGGCGTTTGTTCAGCGGTCACGATGAAAAACTGACTGCCATTAGTATTGGGTCTCGCAGTATTAGCCATCGCTAGCGACCCTCGCACTAATTTATGTTGGTTAAATTCGTCGACAAAAGCATAACCAGGTCCTCCGGTGCCATCATTACTACGATCATTGTCTTTGGAGTTGGGATCACCACCTTGAATCATAAAATCTTTAATAACTCGATGAAATTTACTATTGTTATAAAAATTTTGTTCCGCTAAGTAGAGAAAATTATTTACAGTTATTGGTGATTCATCATTATACAATTGGACTTTTATTTCCCCTTTATTCGTGACAATTGTGGCTACAGAATATTTGGTTAATAGTTGAGGTTGTTGGCTAACTGGTAAGATTTCGTCATTTTTCACAGTTTTTTCGGTAGTTTGTTGTTGTACGTTATTGTTATTTTCCATATTTTTTAAATTATTATTAGTATTTACTGCCTTTTGCTGATTTTGACAACCGCTAAGTAACAAAATAAAAGCGGCAATTAAAAATATTTGTTTTTTCATTATTGACATTTTAATAGTTAATTAATATAATATTTTCGCAAGTTATTATGATCGGGGGTCGTCTAACGGCAGGACAGCGGGTTTTGGTCCCGCTAATCGGGGTTCGAATCCCTGCCCCCGAACCACGTCATAATTCATCTCATAACTGCGTGTTTCAAATCAAGTTTGAACCACTCCGTCATTCGATAAATTATTCCTTTAAAATCTTCACTTTTCTTCTCCCGCCAGAAGCGGGGTCAGACCAAGTGAAGATTTTGTTAATATCGTATCGGGCGGTAGAATGATCAGATGTTATTTTTCAACAGAATTGATATTTCTGTTTTTTTTATTTAATCAAAAACAACCTACTAACTATTTTATTTTTTACTAATGTTTATTTTTAGTTTTACTGCTTGTTTATTGAGAATAATTTCTATTTCCTGTGAACCAAGTTTTTTTACGTTCTGATTAATTTGCAAACTTTTATTAGGTAAATCAATTTTGAATTGCTCTTTAATAGAATCAACTATTTGCTGTTCATTGATGGCGGCGTACAGATGATTTTGATCATTGACCCGTACTTTGATCTGTAAAGTTGCATTAGTTAAAATATGGATGATTTT
This window encodes:
- the def gene encoding peptide deformylase produces the protein MILNILTYPNNFLRGKNRILRDILSTETQTFIENLKETMLVKDGVGLAARQVGNEDQIFVVQIDKNIEVFINAKIVYSSFIKSELEEGCLSVPDVYGLVSRPKTILVKYYNQIGQLKIKRFSNLIAHVVQHEYDHNQGVLFIDKVKELTHGIIPQ
- a CDS encoding peptidylprolyl isomerase; the protein is MVTNKGEIKVQLYNDESPITVNNFLYLAEQNFYNNSKFHRVIKDFMIQGGDPNSKDNDRSNDGTGGPGYAFVDEFNQHKLVRGSLAMANTARPNTNGSQFFIVTAEQTPWLDGVHTNFGYVISGWETLDAIENSTIGANDYPVEDIIIEKIILQ
- the rplI gene encoding 50S ribosomal protein L9; this encodes MQILFIKNCIHGRVGEIKEVKDGLALNFLIPQKLAFLPTPTNIRLVQQNKQKDNKQLVDLPKQEKIIHILTNATLQIKVRVNDQNHLYAAINEQQIVDSIKEQFKIDLPNKSLQINQNVKKLGSQEIEIILNKQAVKLKINISKK